A region from the Panicum hallii strain FIL2 chromosome 1, PHallii_v3.1, whole genome shotgun sequence genome encodes:
- the LOC112901110 gene encoding protein INAPERTURATE POLLEN1 has protein sequence MPRPPPPGRGAPAARRPMRDFFAAWLATLRSPLLPLLRRALSSSSGSWDDPLSSAAAAVEDHFQAHWSALDAAARQDPAQVVAAGDWRSPLELPFLWLGDVHPSLLTSLLRTLSPSPRLLAAADRVDRRIRVAVPAVSDRLRRAQEAFVAAEVSGAADVEAFLEELKGVALEANRLRRGVLSELVAAAGGYQAALYLEALSRFVLSMHDPEVLRRFDQCRPSPGS, from the coding sequence AtgccgcggcccccgccgccgggcCGCGGGGCCCCGGCCGCCAGGCGGCCGATGCGGGACTTCTTCGCCGCCTGGCTGGCCACCCTCCGctcgccgctcctcccgctgctCCGCCGCGCGCTCTCCTCCTCGTCCGGCTCCTGGGACGACCcgctctcctccgccgccgcggccgtcgaGGACCACTTCCAGGCGCACTGGTCCGCgctcgacgccgccgcgcgccaGGACCCGGCGCAGGTCGTCGCCGCGGGGGACTGGCGCTCCCCGCTCGAGCTCCCCTTCCTGTGGCTCGGCGACGTCCACCCCTCCCTCCTCACCTCGCTCCTCCGCACGCTCTCGCCCTCGCCGCGGCTCCTCGCTGCCGCGGACCGCGTCGACCGCCGGATCCGCGTCGCCGTCCCCGCCGTCTCCGACCGCCTCCGCCGGGCCCAGGAGGCCTTCGTCGCTGCAGAGGTGTCCGGCGCCGCCGACGTGGAGGCGTTCCTGGAGGAGCTCAAGGGCGTCGCGCTCGAGGCCAATCGCCTCCGTCGGGGCGTTCTTTCGgagctcgtcgccgccgccgggggtTACCAGGCGGCGCTCTACCTCGAGGCGCTATCGCGCTTTGTGCTATCCATGCACGACCCCGAGGTGCTCCGCCGCTTTGACCAGTGCCGTCCCTCGCCCGGTAGCTAG
- the LOC112898402 gene encoding uncharacterized protein LOC112898402 — protein sequence MQPAAVRGAPQWLRGLLSEEFFDACAAHPGERKNDKNHFCVDCAAALCRHCLPHEPAHDVLQIWKYASCFVVRVDDLRLFDCAGIQSHTVSDHEVVFLNERTARKRSASAENPCAACARPLTSGHDYCSLFCKVKHLGESEHGLRRALRARRQEEAAAPELQGGKRRPSPASDAGPSCAGSLRKRSRKQPEPERAPFC from the exons ATGCAGCCGGCGGCCGTTCGCGGCGCTCCGCAGTGGCTGCGCGGCCTGCTGTCGGAGGAGTTCTTCGACGCGTGCGCCGCGCACCCGGGCGAGCGCAAGAACGACAAGAACCACTTCTGCGTCGACTGCGCCGCCGCGCTCTGCCGCCACTGCCTCCCCCACGAGCCCGCCCACGACGTCCTCCAG ATCTGGAAGTACGCGTCCTGCTTCGTCGTGCGCGTCGACGACCTCAGGCTGTTCGACTGCGCCGGCATCCAG TCGCACACGGTGAGCGACCACGAGGTGGTGTTCCTGAACGAGCGCACGGCGAGGAAGCGCTCGGCGAGCGCGGAGAACCCCTGCGCTGCGTGCGCGCGGCCGTTGACGTCCGGCCACGACTATTGCTCCCTCTTCTGCAAG GTGAAGCACCTGGGGGAGAGCGAGCACGGGCTGCGGCGCGCGCTGCGCGCTCGCCGGCAGGAGGAGGCTGCCGCGCCGGAGCTGCAGGGCGGGAAGCGGAGGCCGTCGCCGGCGTCGGACGCGGGGCCGAGCTGCGCCGGGTCGTTGCGGAAGCGGAGCCGGAAGCAGCCCGAGCCGGAGCGGGCGCCGTTCTGCTGA